The proteins below are encoded in one region of Chryseobacterium wanjuense:
- the mutS gene encoding DNA mismatch repair protein MutS, with translation MAKATKKETPLMTQYNTIKAKYPDALLLFRVGDFYETFGQDAVRTSQILGIVLTKRANGEGHIELAGFPHHSVDSYLPKLVRAGMRVAICDQLEDPKTVKGIVKRGVTELVTPGVTFNDQVLNSKKNNFLLSLHKEKEKFGIALVDISTGEFLVSEGNLEKLLHIVNTFDPSEIIYQRSVQIPEQIKNKNAFKLEDWAYQYNFAYEKLTNQFKTNSLKGFGVENQPLAITAAGAIFAYLVEDTHHNLLAHITKIQVIPQEDYLMMDNFTLRNLEIVYPSNPQGKSLLDIIDKTSTPMGGRLLRRRIILPLKSVDEINRRLSLIDFLNENDHLKYEISQLLKSISDLDRLMGKLAAEKISPKELGYLRQSLINIHKIKALLHPHADVLAWLDPLYDQDELIKCLQNHLNDELPVNLAKGNVIKEGISEELDRLRGLQSKGRGFLDEMCQREIERTGISSLKIDFNNVFGYYIEVRNTHKDKVPSDWLRKQTLVNAERYITEELKEYENQILGAEEKIGVLENELYRNVCSETMIYIDQIQENSNIIAQLDVAVGLSELAVSESYTKPVLNESFSIDLKEARHPIIENALPLGEKYIPNDIFLDKDSQQIIMVTGPNMAGKSAILRQTAIVCLLAQIGSFVPAKHAEIGILDKIFTRVGATDNISAGESTFMVEMNEAANILNNISERSLILLDEIGRGTSTYDGVSIAWAIAEYLHQHPTQAKTLFATHYHELNEMTVNFERVKNFHVSIQENKGNIIFLRKLISGGSEHSFGIHVAKLAGMPAKVVNRANEILKTLEASRSQSGSSEKIKRVTEENMQLSFFQLDDPVLENIREELTKIDINTLTPIEALMKLNSIKKMIGG, from the coding sequence ATGGCAAAAGCGACGAAGAAAGAAACCCCGTTAATGACACAGTACAATACCATCAAGGCGAAATATCCTGATGCGCTTTTACTTTTCAGGGTGGGCGATTTTTATGAAACTTTCGGGCAGGATGCTGTTAGAACTTCTCAGATTTTAGGCATTGTTCTTACGAAAAGAGCGAATGGGGAAGGACATATCGAATTGGCCGGATTTCCGCATCATTCGGTAGATTCTTACTTGCCAAAATTGGTGCGCGCTGGGATGAGGGTTGCGATCTGCGACCAGCTGGAAGATCCGAAAACGGTGAAAGGAATTGTAAAGAGAGGCGTTACCGAACTGGTGACTCCCGGTGTTACATTCAACGATCAGGTTTTAAATTCAAAAAAGAATAATTTCCTGTTGTCTCTTCATAAAGAAAAAGAGAAGTTCGGGATTGCTTTGGTGGATATTTCGACGGGAGAATTTCTGGTGAGTGAAGGAAATTTAGAAAAACTGCTTCATATTGTCAATACTTTTGATCCGAGTGAGATTATCTATCAGCGGAGCGTTCAGATTCCGGAGCAGATTAAAAATAAAAATGCGTTTAAACTTGAAGACTGGGCATATCAATATAATTTTGCTTACGAAAAACTGACGAATCAATTTAAAACCAATTCATTAAAAGGTTTTGGTGTTGAAAATCAACCGTTAGCAATTACGGCAGCGGGAGCTATTTTCGCTTATCTTGTGGAAGATACCCACCACAATTTATTAGCTCACATCACAAAAATTCAAGTAATTCCACAGGAGGATTATCTGATGATGGATAATTTTACGTTGAGAAACCTTGAAATTGTGTATCCAAGCAACCCACAGGGGAAATCTCTCTTGGATATTATCGACAAAACATCAACGCCGATGGGCGGTAGATTGCTCAGAAGAAGAATTATTTTACCGTTAAAATCAGTTGACGAAATCAACAGAAGGCTTTCTTTAATTGATTTTTTAAACGAAAACGATCATCTTAAATATGAAATTTCCCAGTTATTAAAATCCATCTCCGATTTGGATCGATTGATGGGAAAACTGGCGGCAGAAAAAATTTCACCGAAAGAACTAGGCTATCTTCGTCAGAGCTTGATTAATATTCATAAAATTAAGGCGTTACTTCATCCTCATGCCGATGTTTTGGCCTGGTTGGATCCTTTGTATGACCAGGATGAACTGATAAAATGTCTTCAAAATCATCTGAATGACGAGCTTCCCGTAAACCTGGCGAAAGGAAATGTGATTAAAGAAGGGATTTCCGAAGAACTTGACCGATTAAGAGGGCTTCAGTCCAAAGGTCGCGGTTTCCTGGACGAAATGTGCCAGAGAGAAATTGAAAGAACAGGAATTTCAAGCCTTAAAATTGATTTTAATAATGTTTTCGGATATTATATTGAAGTCCGAAATACCCATAAAGATAAGGTTCCAAGCGATTGGCTAAGAAAGCAGACGCTGGTAAATGCGGAACGTTACATTACGGAAGAATTAAAAGAATACGAAAATCAGATTCTCGGAGCTGAGGAAAAAATAGGGGTTTTAGAAAATGAGCTGTACAGAAATGTCTGCTCTGAAACAATGATTTATATCGATCAGATTCAGGAAAATTCGAATATTATTGCACAATTGGATGTTGCGGTTGGGCTGTCGGAACTTGCTGTTTCTGAGAGTTATACAAAGCCTGTTTTGAACGAAAGTTTTTCCATCGATTTAAAAGAGGCAAGGCATCCGATCATTGAAAATGCACTTCCTCTGGGCGAAAAATATATTCCGAATGATATTTTCTTAGACAAAGATTCTCAGCAGATTATCATGGTGACGGGACCCAACATGGCGGGTAAATCGGCGATTCTTCGTCAGACAGCGATTGTTTGTCTGTTGGCGCAGATCGGGAGTTTTGTCCCTGCAAAACATGCGGAAATCGGAATTTTAGATAAAATTTTTACAAGGGTAGGAGCGACGGATAATATTTCTGCAGGTGAATCCACTTTTATGGTAGAAATGAACGAAGCGGCGAATATTTTAAATAATATTTCCGAAAGAAGTTTAATTTTATTAGATGAAATCGGTCGTGGAACTTCCACTTACGACGGGGTTTCGATTGCATGGGCGATTGCGGAATATCTTCACCAGCATCCGACGCAGGCCAAGACATTATTTGCAACACACTACCACGAGCTGAACGAAATGACCGTGAATTTTGAAAGAGTGAAAAATTTCCACGTGTCTATTCAGGAAAACAAAGGAAATATTATTTTCTTAAGAAAATTAATTTCGGGCGGAAGCGAGCACAGTTTCGGTATTCATGTGGCAAAACTAGCGGGAATGCCTGCAAAAGTCGTGAATCGTGCCAATGAAATCCTGAAAACGCTGGAAGCAAGCCGGTCTCAAAGCGGTTCTTCCGAGAAAATTAAAAGGGTAACGGAAGAAAATATGCAATTGTCTTTCTTTCAGTTGGACGATCCGGTTCTCGAAAATATCCGTGAGGAATTAACGAAAATTGATATTAATACATTGACACCTATTGAAGCTTTAATGAAGCTTAATTCGATAAAAAAAATGATTGGAGGGTAG
- a CDS encoding cupin-like domain-containing protein, producing the protein MILENVDVVTDISKEDFQKNYFKKHRPLLIKNFASRWDAFDKWNFDFIREKAGDQEVPLYDNKPADASKSSDAPVTHMKMRDYIDTIKSKPSDLRIFFYIITDRLPELLKNFTYPDLGMKFFKRLPTLFFGGSEAHVLMHYDVDLGDFLHIHFEGKKRILLFDQKQSAFLYKVPLSVHTIYELDYENPDYEKFPALKHAKGFEIFMEHGDALFIPGAFWHFNRYLEPGFSMSLRALPNKPNVFASMLYHVFVMRYTDKLMRKVFKAKWVNYKQKWAYKKSSKAMDKYSE; encoded by the coding sequence ATGATTCTCGAAAACGTAGATGTTGTAACAGATATTAGTAAAGAAGATTTTCAGAAAAATTATTTCAAAAAGCACAGACCTCTTTTGATCAAGAATTTTGCGAGCCGATGGGATGCTTTCGACAAATGGAATTTTGATTTTATTAGGGAAAAAGCAGGAGATCAGGAAGTTCCGTTATATGATAACAAACCAGCAGATGCCTCCAAAAGCTCTGATGCTCCGGTAACGCATATGAAAATGCGGGATTATATCGATACGATTAAAAGTAAACCTTCAGACTTGCGTATTTTCTTTTACATCATCACCGACCGTTTACCTGAATTGTTAAAAAATTTCACCTATCCTGATTTGGGAATGAAATTTTTTAAGCGCCTTCCAACCTTGTTTTTCGGGGGTAGCGAAGCTCATGTTTTAATGCACTATGATGTGGATCTGGGAGATTTTCTTCACATTCATTTTGAGGGAAAAAAAAGGATTTTATTATTTGATCAAAAACAGTCTGCATTTTTATATAAAGTTCCGTTGTCTGTACATACCATCTATGAATTGGATTATGAAAATCCGGATTATGAAAAATTTCCCGCCCTGAAGCATGCCAAAGGTTTTGAAATTTTCATGGAACACGGTGATGCGCTCTTTATTCCCGGGGCTTTCTGGCATTTCAACAGATATTTGGAGCCTGGATTTTCAATGTCGCTTCGTGCGCTTCCCAATAAACCGAATGTTTTTGCAAGTATGCTGTATCATGTTTTTGTGATGCGATATACGGATAAATTAATGCGAAAAGTTTTCAAAGCTAAGTGGGTGAATTACAAACAGAAATGGGCATATAAGAAGAGTTCGAAGGCCATGGATAAATATTCTGAATAA
- a CDS encoding bestrophin family protein — MRVYNTKNFLKILFSLHKSDTMKILFPTMVLVGLYSWGIEFLEVEYFHLSSKSTVSNVSLIHSLLGFVLSLLLVFRTNTAYDRWWEGRKLWGKLVNDTRNFAIKINAILENDRQDAEQIARYLKYFPHFLAKHLSKESTRLALDEDYSEIEEYIKHHGPSEIIILLTHKLNQLKKEGKISDVEMLYLDTQLSGFLDVCGGCERIKNTPIPYSYSSFVKKFIILYVLALPVAYVISIGFFIIPLTVFVYYVLMSLEMIAEEIEDPFSNDENDIPMEAIAQNIEKSVHQIMDLK; from the coding sequence ATGAGAGTTTACAACACTAAAAATTTCCTGAAAATCCTTTTCAGTCTGCACAAAAGCGACACCATGAAAATCCTTTTCCCGACCATGGTTCTGGTAGGGTTATATTCGTGGGGCATCGAATTTCTGGAAGTTGAATATTTTCATCTTTCTTCAAAATCTACGGTCAGTAATGTAAGCCTGATTCATTCTCTGCTGGGTTTTGTGCTTTCTTTATTGCTTGTTTTCAGGACAAATACAGCGTATGACCGATGGTGGGAAGGGAGAAAACTTTGGGGAAAGCTGGTGAATGACACTCGGAATTTTGCGATAAAAATCAATGCAATTCTTGAAAACGACAGACAAGATGCCGAACAAATCGCAAGGTATTTAAAATATTTCCCGCATTTTCTGGCTAAACATCTTTCAAAAGAATCAACAAGACTTGCTTTGGATGAAGATTATTCTGAGATTGAAGAATACATCAAACATCATGGCCCGAGTGAAATTATCATTCTTTTAACCCATAAATTAAATCAATTAAAAAAAGAAGGAAAAATCTCAGATGTTGAAATGCTGTATCTCGACACCCAGCTTTCCGGGTTTCTTGATGTCTGCGGAGGTTGCGAGAGAATTAAAAACACTCCGATTCCGTATTCTTATTCTTCTTTTGTGAAGAAGTTTATCATTCTGTATGTTTTGGCATTACCTGTTGCTTATGTAATATCTATCGGGTTTTTCATTATTCCGCTTACGGTTTTTGTTTATTATGTTTTAATGAGCCTTGAAATGATCGCCGAAGAAATAGAAGACCCTTTCAGTAATGATGAAAATGATATTCCGATGGAAGCTATTGCCCAAAATATTGAGAAAAGTGTTCATCAGATCATGGATTTAAAATGA
- a CDS encoding RNA methyltransferase: MVHKLKLEELNRIDVETFKNVEKIPLVVVLDNIRSMHNVGATFRTADAFLIQKIVLCGITPQPPHREIHKAALGATESVDWSHESDINTAINDLKSQGFEIVGIEQTTDSRMITDFVIDQSKKYAIILGNEVEGISDEALQNIDSFIEIPQLGTKHSLNVSVCGGIVMWEFAKALK, from the coding sequence TTGGTACACAAATTAAAACTGGAAGAGCTCAACAGGATCGATGTGGAAACATTCAAAAATGTTGAAAAAATTCCTTTGGTCGTGGTTTTGGATAATATCAGAAGTATGCACAATGTAGGAGCGACGTTCAGAACGGCGGATGCTTTTTTGATTCAGAAAATTGTTCTTTGCGGAATTACTCCTCAACCGCCACATCGTGAAATTCATAAAGCAGCATTAGGCGCAACGGAGAGCGTTGACTGGAGCCATGAAAGTGATATTAATACAGCAATAAATGATTTAAAGTCTCAGGGTTTTGAAATTGTTGGCATTGAGCAGACCACCGACAGCCGGATGATTACTGATTTTGTGATTGATCAATCTAAAAAATATGCCATTATTTTAGGAAATGAAGTGGAAGGAATCAGTGATGAAGCCTTACAAAACATCGATTCTTTCATAGAAATTCCACAGTTGGGAACAAAGCATTCTTTGAATGTAAGTGTCTGTGGCGGAATCGTAATGTGGGAGTTTGCAAAGGCCTTAAAATAA
- a CDS encoding CBS domain-containing protein: MLEAFGYSHVFIKKSHHFYGALAEDFLYEEEGTLKDLEHQIERFAILEDNNIMDSIRLFYTFNANVIPVINKAEKYLGYISCEDIFQDLSKYPLFSESGAILTVEVPSRKYSMTEIANIVESNNSKFYGAFISFMSDEVIQVTIKIGNENLSSIDETFDRYDYRIVEKYYSDEKSDLFKDRFGFLQKFIEI, encoded by the coding sequence ATGTTAGAAGCATTTGGATATTCTCATGTTTTCATAAAAAAATCCCATCACTTTTACGGGGCACTTGCAGAAGATTTTCTTTATGAAGAAGAAGGAACGCTAAAGGATCTCGAGCATCAGATCGAGCGTTTCGCTATTCTTGAAGACAACAATATCATGGATAGCATCAGGTTGTTTTATACCTTCAATGCCAATGTAATTCCGGTGATCAACAAGGCTGAAAAGTATTTGGGATATATAAGCTGTGAAGATATTTTCCAGGATTTGTCGAAGTATCCTCTGTTTTCGGAATCGGGAGCCATTCTTACCGTGGAAGTTCCGTCCAGAAAATATTCGATGACGGAAATCGCCAACATTGTGGAAAGTAATAACTCCAAATTTTATGGTGCATTCATCAGTTTCATGTCCGATGAAGTGATCCAGGTAACCATAAAGATCGGCAACGAAAACCTGAGCTCCATTGATGAAACATTCGACCGATATGATTATAGAATCGTTGAAAAATACTATTCTGATGAAAAATCGGATTTGTTTAAAGACAGATTCGGATTTTTACAAAAATTCATAGAAATATAA
- a CDS encoding NAD kinase, whose protein sequence is MKAAIYSQKKDLDTFLYLSKFISELENRGVKSVLYDEMAEALQFSKIFETFNCKQDLLDKEVDLFFTFGGDGTIVNSLTFIEDLEIPIVGVNTGRLGFLASFTKEEAFAELDSILKGDVKTSRRSVIEVVSPQLEDFFPYALNDVTVSRKETTSMVTVDSYINGEFLNVFWGDGVIVSTPTGSTAYSLSCGGPIISPNNENFVITPIAPHNLNVRPLVVNDRVEIKFKVESRVSQYSLSLDSRLIHIETDKEIVIRKANFQILLVQPNNLSFYETIRQKLLWGRDKRN, encoded by the coding sequence ATGAAGGCAGCCATATATTCTCAGAAAAAAGATCTTGATACTTTTTTATATTTAAGCAAATTTATTTCCGAGTTGGAAAACCGAGGAGTAAAATCTGTTTTGTATGATGAAATGGCAGAAGCTCTTCAGTTTTCAAAAATTTTCGAAACCTTCAATTGTAAACAGGATCTTCTGGATAAGGAAGTCGATCTTTTCTTCACTTTCGGTGGAGACGGAACGATCGTTAATTCTTTAACCTTTATCGAAGACCTTGAAATCCCGATCGTAGGGGTAAATACCGGAAGATTAGGGTTTCTGGCAAGCTTTACCAAAGAAGAAGCCTTTGCAGAGCTCGATTCTATTCTGAAAGGTGATGTAAAAACAAGCCGCAGATCTGTCATTGAAGTCGTTTCGCCTCAATTAGAAGATTTTTTCCCTTATGCCTTAAATGATGTTACGGTTTCCAGAAAAGAAACAACATCAATGGTAACAGTGGATTCTTATATTAATGGCGAGTTTTTAAATGTTTTCTGGGGAGACGGAGTGATCGTTTCCACACCGACTGGTTCTACCGCCTATTCTTTGAGCTGCGGCGGGCCGATCATCTCTCCGAACAACGAAAATTTCGTCATCACCCCCATCGCTCCCCACAACCTGAATGTGAGACCTTTGGTGGTAAACGACAGGGTAGAAATTAAATTTAAAGTGGAAAGCAGGGTTTCACAATATTCCCTTTCGCTGGATTCCCGATTGATACACATAGAAACGGACAAAGAAATTGTTATCAGAAAGGCCAATTTCCAGATTTTGCTGGTGCAGCCCAACAACCTGAGTTTCTATGAGACCATCCGCCAAAAGCTACTTTGGGGAAGGGATAAAAGAAATTAA
- the fbaA gene encoding class II fructose-bisphosphate aldolase: MSRIFPAGVATGQLVTDIFQHAKENKFALPAVNVIGSSNVNAVLETAAKLNSPVIIQFSNGGAAYNAGKGLSNDGQKAAILGGIAGAKHIHTLAEAYGATVILHTDHCAKKLLPWIDGLMDANEEFFKQTGKSLYSSHMLDLSEESLEENLEVSAKYFERMAKMQMTLEVEIGVTGGEEDGVDNSDVDNSKLYTQPEDVAYTYEKLKAISDNFTIAAAFGNVHGVYKPGNVVLTPKILDNSQKYVQEKFGTAAKPVNFVFHGGSGSTLEEIREAIDYGVIKMNIDTDLQFAYTEGIRDYMVNKIDYLRTQIGNPEGEEAPNKKFYDPRVWMRKGEETFSTRLVKAFEDLNNVNTLK, translated from the coding sequence ATGAGCAGAATTTTCCCGGCAGGAGTTGCCACAGGTCAGTTAGTTACTGATATTTTTCAGCATGCTAAAGAAAACAAATTTGCATTACCTGCAGTAAACGTGATTGGTTCCAGCAACGTAAATGCGGTATTGGAAACTGCAGCAAAATTAAACTCACCTGTTATTATTCAGTTCTCTAATGGTGGAGCTGCTTACAATGCAGGAAAAGGATTAAGCAATGACGGGCAGAAAGCGGCTATTTTAGGAGGTATCGCCGGAGCAAAACATATTCATACCCTTGCAGAAGCTTACGGAGCTACGGTAATTCTTCACACAGACCACTGTGCAAAGAAATTGTTGCCTTGGATCGACGGATTAATGGATGCTAACGAAGAATTCTTCAAGCAGACAGGAAAATCTCTCTACTCTTCTCATATGTTGGATCTTTCTGAAGAATCTTTAGAAGAAAACCTGGAAGTTTCTGCTAAATATTTTGAAAGAATGGCTAAAATGCAGATGACTCTTGAGGTAGAAATCGGAGTGACAGGAGGTGAAGAAGATGGTGTTGACAATTCAGATGTTGATAACTCAAAATTATATACTCAGCCGGAAGATGTAGCTTATACATATGAAAAACTGAAAGCTATTTCCGACAACTTCACGATTGCTGCTGCTTTCGGAAACGTACACGGAGTTTACAAGCCAGGAAACGTGGTTCTTACACCAAAAATCCTTGACAATTCTCAAAAGTATGTTCAGGAGAAATTCGGAACTGCTGCGAAGCCTGTTAATTTCGTATTCCACGGAGGTTCTGGTTCTACTTTGGAAGAAATCAGAGAGGCTATCGACTACGGAGTTATCAAAATGAATATTGATACTGACCTTCAGTTTGCATACACAGAAGGTATCAGAGATTACATGGTCAACAAAATTGATTATTTAAGAACTCAAATCGGAAATCCTGAAGGAGAAGAAGCACCAAACAAGAAATTCTACGACCCTAGAGTCTGGATGAGAAAAGGTGAAGAAACATTCTCTACAAGATTGGTAAAAGCATTTGAAGATTTAAATAACGTAAATACGCTTAAATAA
- the accD gene encoding acetyl-CoA carboxylase, carboxyltransferase subunit beta has translation MAFDWFKRKAKNITTSTDEKKDVPKGLWHQTPSGKVVEHDELKRNNYVSPEDGFHVRIGSAEFFDILFDEGKFTELDANVESIDMLNFKDTKSYTDRLKEVKAKTKLTDSIRNAVGTVKGTEMVVSCMDFAFIGGSLGSVMGEKIRRAVDYCIKNKLPYMIICQSGGARMQEATYSLMQLAKVQAKLAQLSEAGLLYIAYLCDPTFGGITASFAMTADIIMAEPGALIGFAGPRVIRETIGRDLPEGFQTSEFLQEKGFVDFIVKRTEIKDTVAKTVNLLAVNA, from the coding sequence ATGGCATTCGACTGGTTTAAAAGAAAAGCAAAAAACATTACCACCTCTACTGATGAAAAAAAGGATGTTCCCAAAGGTCTTTGGCATCAGACTCCGTCAGGAAAAGTAGTAGAACACGATGAGTTGAAGAGAAACAACTATGTTTCTCCGGAAGACGGATTTCATGTAAGAATAGGAAGTGCAGAATTTTTTGACATCCTTTTTGATGAAGGTAAATTCACTGAACTAGATGCTAATGTTGAAAGTATAGACATGCTGAACTTCAAAGACACGAAGTCTTATACAGACCGTCTGAAAGAAGTAAAAGCTAAAACAAAACTTACAGACTCTATCAGAAATGCCGTAGGAACCGTAAAAGGAACTGAAATGGTGGTTTCCTGTATGGATTTCGCATTTATCGGAGGTTCTTTGGGATCTGTGATGGGCGAAAAAATCAGAAGAGCAGTAGATTATTGTATTAAAAACAAACTTCCTTATATGATCATTTGTCAGTCAGGAGGAGCGAGAATGCAGGAAGCTACATATTCTTTGATGCAGTTGGCAAAAGTACAGGCAAAACTGGCTCAGCTTTCAGAAGCAGGACTTTTATACATCGCTTACCTTTGCGACCCTACTTTTGGAGGGATTACAGCATCTTTCGCGATGACAGCAGATATTATCATGGCTGAACCGGGAGCTTTGATCGGTTTCGCAGGGCCAAGAGTAATCCGTGAAACAATTGGTAGAGATCTACCGGAAGGGTTCCAGACATCTGAGTTCCTTCAGGAGAAAGGATTTGTTGATTTCATCGTAAAAAGAACCGAGATCAAAGATACCGTTGCTAAAACAGTAAATTTATTGGCGGTAAATGCTTAA
- a CDS encoding DUF6973 domain-containing protein: MRTFKIFFNTIRTLSFKKIMRLLSLILPHPLFSLLSFHATVQAFAIAQKKFPDTASNNGIGNSFRHALWCCFIMMYCCKVSSPKKALDFCKRITDMHEDLFPNQPLETKMDLHNNKVGMDYFMELLPGVHRQFFEKSFFIDGLEKKMKDAKVLKNLDDDFEGFLVYLDEK, translated from the coding sequence ATGAGAACTTTTAAGATATTTTTTAATACGATTCGTACATTAAGCTTTAAAAAGATCATGCGTCTTTTATCGCTTATTCTGCCACATCCTTTATTTTCTTTATTAAGTTTTCATGCAACCGTTCAGGCATTTGCGATTGCTCAGAAAAAATTTCCTGATACTGCCTCCAACAACGGGATTGGCAATTCTTTCAGACACGCGCTTTGGTGCTGCTTTATCATGATGTACTGCTGTAAGGTTTCGTCTCCGAAAAAGGCATTGGATTTTTGTAAAAGAATTACAGATATGCACGAGGATTTGTTTCCAAATCAGCCATTGGAAACGAAAATGGATCTTCACAATAACAAAGTCGGAATGGATTATTTTATGGAATTACTTCCTGGTGTTCATCGCCAGTTCTTCGAAAAAAGTTTTTTCATTGACGGCCTTGAGAAAAAAATGAAAGACGCGAAAGTTTTGAAAAATTTAGATGATGATTTTGAAGGTTTTTTGGTTTATCTTGATGAGAAGTAA
- a CDS encoding nucleoside recognition domain-containing protein, translating into MVLSRIWSAFIIVAIAIASIKYISSSHYKTIFNDMVVGKGGDTVQIATQKMNTLSPIVRDSLMKKPDFADSRIHYKTDSLRQDVKVYRVQEADGVIGTSETAVKICLGLIGIMTLFMGFMSIAEKAGGINLLSRLIQPFFSKLFPEIPKNHPAFGHMLMNFSANLLGLDNAATPFGLKAMESLQTLNPNKETASNSQIMFLCLHAGGMTLIPVSIIAIRASMGSKTPTDIFLPCMIATFAATLAAMIIVSLYQKINLLRPIVITYVGGISAVIALLVLYLVQLSKDELDDFSKVLSNGLILFIFLAIILGAVYKKINVFDAFIEGAKEGFTTCVKIIPYLVGMLIAISLLRTSGVFDVIIDGMKWVAYNANLDARFVDGLPTALIKPLSGSGARGMMVDTMSTFGADSFQGKLAAVLQGSSDTTFYVIAVYFGAVAVKNTRYTVIAMLLADLVGIITSVALAYLFFA; encoded by the coding sequence ATGGTTCTCAGCAGAATTTGGTCGGCATTTATCATTGTTGCCATTGCTATTGCAAGTATAAAGTACATTTCATCAAGCCATTACAAAACCATCTTCAATGATATGGTGGTCGGAAAAGGCGGTGATACGGTGCAGATTGCAACACAGAAAATGAATACACTCTCTCCTATCGTTCGGGACAGTCTGATGAAAAAACCTGATTTTGCAGACAGCAGAATTCATTATAAAACCGATTCTTTACGTCAGGATGTTAAAGTGTACCGTGTTCAGGAAGCTGACGGCGTGATAGGAACATCTGAAACCGCAGTGAAAATCTGTCTGGGTCTGATCGGAATTATGACCTTATTCATGGGATTCATGAGTATTGCGGAAAAAGCCGGGGGAATCAACCTTTTGAGCCGATTAATTCAACCTTTTTTCTCCAAATTATTTCCTGAAATTCCTAAAAACCATCCCGCTTTCGGGCATATGTTGATGAATTTCAGTGCAAATCTTTTGGGGCTGGATAATGCTGCCACTCCATTTGGTTTAAAAGCGATGGAAAGTTTACAGACATTAAATCCAAATAAAGAAACGGCAAGCAATTCACAAATCATGTTTTTGTGTCTTCACGCCGGTGGAATGACTTTGATTCCGGTTTCCATCATTGCGATCAGGGCTTCAATGGGATCTAAAACTCCGACGGATATTTTTCTTCCGTGTATGATTGCGACCTTTGCAGCGACTTTAGCGGCAATGATTATTGTTTCTTTATATCAGAAAATCAATTTATTAAGACCTATTGTTATCACTTATGTCGGTGGAATTTCGGCTGTTATTGCTTTGCTGGTTTTGTATCTGGTTCAATTGAGTAAAGATGAACTGGATGATTTCAGCAAGGTTTTAAGTAATGGCCTGATTCTCTTTATTTTCCTAGCGATAATTTTGGGTGCGGTTTATAAAAAAATCAATGTTTTTGATGCTTTTATTGAGGGTGCAAAAGAAGGTTTCACAACCTGTGTGAAAATTATTCCTTATCTGGTCGGAATGCTGATTGCCATTTCCCTTTTAAGAACTTCAGGAGTATTTGACGTCATTATTGACGGGATGAAGTGGGTTGCTTACAATGCAAACTTAGATGCACGATTTGTAGACGGTCTTCCGACAGCTTTAATCAAACCTCTATCCGGTTCCGGAGCCCGCGGAATGATGGTCGATACCATGTCAACTTTCGGAGCAGATAGTTTCCAGGGAAAACTGGCAGCGGTTCTTCAGGGGAGCTCAGATACGACGTTCTACGTGATTGCGGTATATTTTGGAGCCGTAGCCGTAAAGAACACGAGATATACGGTAATTGCCATGCTTTTGGCCGATTTGGTGGGGATTATTACTTCGGTTGCTTTGGCTTATTTGTTTTTTGCATAA
- a CDS encoding four helix bundle protein, giving the protein MSYTKLDIYNTSFELFIETHQLTFKLPTYETYELGSQLRRSSDSIVTNIVEGYGRKVYKGELIRFLVYSQGSCDETVSHLSKLSRLYPELNSDFENKAEQYKLLGGKINNFIKYVQLNWRT; this is encoded by the coding sequence ATGAGCTATACAAAACTTGACATTTACAACACTTCGTTTGAGTTATTTATCGAAACTCATCAACTTACTTTTAAGTTGCCAACGTATGAAACTTATGAGCTGGGCAGTCAGCTGAGAAGGTCATCAGACTCCATCGTTACCAATATTGTCGAAGGATATGGAAGAAAAGTTTACAAGGGTGAATTAATCCGCTTCTTAGTTTATTCACAAGGAAGTTGTGATGAAACAGTAAGCCATTTATCAAAATTATCAAGACTTTATCCTGAATTAAATTCTGATTTTGAAAATAAAGCTGAACAGTACAAACTCTTAGGAGGAAAAATAAATAACTTTATAAAATATGTCCAACTAAATTGGCGTACATAA